In Temnothorax longispinosus isolate EJ_2023e chromosome 10, Tlon_JGU_v1, whole genome shotgun sequence, a single window of DNA contains:
- the Sif gene encoding protein still life, isoform SIF type 1 isoform X7, whose translation MGNKLSCSCAPLIRSKTYRYEDSPWQAGARGGMGGGGGRRGDTGHLLRCGSLRERKRLWAEVFHVNSSGGGTVKWQQVSEDLVPVNITCIQDSPECVFHITAYNSQVDKILDVRLVQPGTRIGQASECFVYWKDTVTNDTWGLNFTSPIDAKQFRECCLEPPNKQKIKTRRKPLSTPASPSRSREPQCTCMTPEQFARLRSQDTRYRSPCGPSTLPRTMGRSTEMDMTPGRDKITAATSSASLYDNVNNTSGTPGKTPKAGDSAKQKEKQNETCQTTPKTANIGIGTVTVGSQASIDSPDDKGSTISPKKQKSQDTSTQQNGIEMLKSEGTQAGGTLQSNPRSFHRKEQLHHTKSADYTELEMQNGNLFNIVNNNHGHRSKSKSTDDMRIENAQNGISLDSNTLKRMLKPMPSIDSPVTSPEMTRKRHSHHSYHYHPSNNNQKYMMQEVDNENYAHPYRAPYNNKFQGSRSAHDMSRQYSGGRGRTYLDSERNRCTGDMSPPSDNVIFDNQCYATTPSSSNGNSDMEQPNHCNSRRCNGGQTYQQSMQSVSTPGSPTSRLLLEYEMHLRNTLAKGMDAESYSLRTFEALLTQSMENLEFAENIPLNVQRTPHASRRRSSSNKSSTLPLSYRYCNERQNSKDRDGYYSDRNEMVREKRERDAERDRGYLSDYNSRCASCIGESARAQWFRHSDGWQSGSSTFGSGASSSINPGYSGHKRESPWDSLPSLRHEGSLNDSGYKSNRTDSLEQRGTFDRQDSVRSDYMSDRDGRYGIVQQASLESTDSRLCYLTSSEMSDDDRMSLTTAVSDDDDGESAINSPYRKQTGTAAASFNCTGAVRKAGFLSVKKWLLRKKHQIELAKKRGWRGYWVCLKGTTLLFYPCDSQESRAMEAAPKHLIIVDGAIMQPIPEHPKKDYIFCLSTAFGDAYLFQAPCQVELENWVNSIHSACAAAFARHRGKTGTLHLLQEEIFRLEKAIESDHKMKHMADLQQSVVSDVDTKQQINNQIVQWEENLERLHCEQFRLRCYMASLQSGELPNPKSLLTHVSRATKQTLNKLGVFTVSSFHAFICARSPSLLNNLLAGRGATKRRPPLLSRSNSGSSRRSLQISSRDEEKSVKVSVPENQVRSSGHRLVSVFLRDAMTVEEFLASACTRKNLNPMEHFVRVKKRRDMEDHNYFVPHRTDLIETYLHTHEIVEVCAKILYQVELQRNTLEQMWGFSVEAELIENSDRQDELCCYVSRVEDKSVAMQNGIIKGDEIMVINGAIVSDLDMMYLESVLQEEVGLCMMMRSSRTEPPDLTGIMRVTDDIIDSLVCPPPPTDPPVISEEMISGLIVPAPGWSKENIMQECSSAGHMDNKQSSRTNSFEIENLLKTAEQVTGICRSPGETRKSSPTGSVVSSHSQALTPSRQLSDAEKLKKVILELIETERTYVKNLNNLLENYLEPLKRETFLSNAEINALFGNIQEIVTFQRQFLQNLDHAIEMEVDFNSFDHPSQFKGVLFSIGSAFLYYVNHFKLYSSFCASHSKAQKVLHPNEGNQALQEFLQARNPRQQHSSTLESYLIKPIQRILKYPLLLQQLRNLTDERSEEHQHLIEALKGMEKVAEHINEMQRIHEEYGAIFDHLFRQHQKSCKQPIDLSPGDLLYYGGVEWLNISDFLGKIKKGLELHAMCFVFKSAVVFLCKERLRQKKKLMGVSTKANSSEVEIIRYQVLIPVTEVQVRASSAKDMESHFLWELIHLRSQLQRRSEKVYVLSNSTTEFRNAFLKTIRQIIRESVRNMSIPSTKNMSQAPMSLTPRMSTGHVEKFSKQQAGQTQNGNGVTCTLSKKAMKQQLLSSSHKRKYSQSKQPVEHESSEDKDQEDAPVPQQQTFRSRSKTISDTSGEMKVEMDSGTKSEGEEDSQAFLGEKKNLGRTPNHLTLSTTSTISAGSTGSQARLIQSSHQPENYQPITVKELGSPIWKPRELPSLGEATTLPRKGKSAGEFADMSSSHSASRKSLIEINNCAQQPNFNNHV comes from the exons ATGGGCAACAAGCTCTCCTGCAGTTGCGCACCCCTAATCAGATCAAAGACGTATCGGTACGAGGACAGCCCATGGCAGGCCGGTGCCAGGGGCGGGATGGGCGGCGGCGGAGGACGTAGGGGTGACACTGGCCACTTGCTCAGGTGCGGAAGCttaagagagaggaagag GCTGTGGGCCGAAGTGTTCCATGTAAACTCGAGCGGGGGTGGGACCGTCAAGTGGCAGCAGGTGTCTGAAGATCTGGTCCCGGTGAACATCACCTGCATCCAGGACTCGCCGGAATGCGTCTTCCATATCACCGCGTACAATAGCCAGGTCGATAAGATTCTAGACGTGCGGTTGGTCCAGCCAG GTACACGCATCGGCCAAGCGTCGGAATGCTTCGTTTACTGGAAGGACACAGTGACAAACGACACGTGGGGGCTGAACTTCACGTCTCCCATAGACGCGAAGCAATTCAGAGAATGCTGC CTCGAGCCACCGAACAAGCAGAAGATCAAAACACGCCGAAAGCCGCTGTCGACACCGGCCTCACCGAGCCGATCCAGAGAACCTCAGTGCACGTGTATGACTCCGGAACAGTTCGCCAGACTGCGCAGCCAAGACACCAGATATCGAAGTCCATGCG GGCCGTCTACGCTTCCACGGACCATGGGACGATCCACGGAAATGGACATGACGCCGGGACGAGACAAAATAACAGCGGCCACATCCAGCGCATCTCTCTACGACAACGTTAACAATACTAGCGGAACACCTGGGAAAACACCAAAAGCTGGCGACTCGGCCAAGCAGAAGGAGAAGCAGAACGAGACGTGTCAGACGACCCCGAAGACTGCCAACATTGGAATCGGAACGGTCACAGTAGGATCACAGGCAAGC ATCGACAGCCCCGACGACAAAGGTTCCACGATATCGCCGAAGAAGCAGAAGAGCCAGGACACGTCCACGCAGCAGAACGGCATTGAGATGCTGAAGTCGGAGGGTACTCAGGCCGGCGGTACCCTCCAGAGCAACCCTCGGTCGTTCCACCGCAAGGAACAGCTCCACCACACCAAGTCGGCCGACTACACCGAGCTGGAGATGCAGAACGGCAACCTCTTTAACATCGTCAACAATAATCATGGTCACAGGTCGAAGAGCAAGAGCACCGACGACATGCGGATCGAAAACGCGCAGAACGGCATCAGCCTGGACTCGAACACTCTGAAGCGCATGCTGAAGCCGATGCCGAGCATCGACAGCCCGGTAACGTCGCCGGAGATGACGAGAAAACGTCACAGCCATCACAGCTATCACTACCATCCGAGCAATAACAATCAGAAGTACATGATGCAGGAGGTCGACAACGAGAACTATGCGCATCCGTATCGCGCGCCTTACAATAACAAGTTCCAGGGTTCCAGGAGCGCTCACGATATGAGTCGGCAATACTCCG GCGGCAGAGGCAGGACGTACTTAGATTCGGAACGTAATCGGTGCACAGGTGACATGTCGCCGCCCTCGGACAATGTCATCTTCGACAACCAGTGCTACGCCACCACGCCGAGCTCGTCGAACGGCAACTCCGACATGGAGCAGCCGAACCACTGCAACTCCCGCCGCTGCAACGGCGGCCAGACATATCAGCAGAGCATGCAGTCGGTTTCGACACCGGGCAGCCCGACCAGCCGGCTGCTCCTCGAGTACGAGATGCATCTCAGGAACACCCTCGCCAAAGGCATGGACGCGGAGAGCTACAGCCTGCGCACGTTTGAAGCTCTGCTCACGCAGAGCATGGAGAACTTGG AATTTGCGGAAAACATACCGTTGAACGTTCAGCGCACGCCTCACGCTTCACGAAGAC GTTCCAGTTCCAATAAATCGTCGACCCTGCCGCTATCGTACCGCTACTGCAACGAGAGACAGAATAGCAAGGACCGAGACGGCTATTACAGCGATCGCAACGAGATGgtgagagagaagagagagcgagacgCCGAACGGGATCGCGGCTATCTCAGCGACTACAATTCTAG ATGCGCCAGCTGTATCGGGGAATCCGCGCGCGCACAGTGGTTCCGGCATTCAGACGGATGGCAGTCCGGCAGCTCGACCTTCGGCTCCGGCGCCTCGAGTTCGATAAATCCAGGATACTCGGGACACAAGAGAGAATCGCCCTGGGATTCTCTGCCGTCCCTGAGACACGAAGGCAGTCTCAACGACAGCGGTTACAAGTCCAATCGAACTGACTCGCTCGAACAAAG AGGTACTTTCGACAGACAGGACAGCGTCAGATCTGACTACATGTCCGACCGGGATGGCAGATACGGAATCGTTCAACAAGCCTCATTGGAGAGCACCGACTCAAGGCTCTGCTACTTGACGTCTTCCGAG ATGTCGGACGATGATAGGATGTCACTCACCACCGCCGTcagcgacgatgacgacggcgAGAGTGCTATAAATTCGCCCTATCGAAAGCAGACCGGCACGGCTGCAGCTTCATTCAATTGCACCGGTGCAGTTCGGAAGGCAGG ATTTCTCAGCGTGAAGAAATGGTTGCTGCGCAAGAAGCATCAGATCGAGCTGGCCAAGAAGCGAGGCTGGAGGGGTTATTGGGTCTGCTTGAAGGGCACCACGCTCCTCTTCTACCCCTGCGATTCACAGGAGAGCAGGGCCATGGAGGCGGCACCTAAACACCTGATCATCGTCGACGGTGCGATCATGCAGCCGATTCCCGAACACCCGAAGAAGGATTACATATTTTGCCTGAGCACCGCGTTCGGGGACGCCTATCTATTccag GCGCCGTGTCAAGTGGAGCTGGAGAACTGGGTGAACAGTATTCATTCGGCGTGCGCCGCCGCGTTCGCGCGTCATCGCGGTAAGACCGGCACGCTGCATCTGCTGCAGGAGGAGATTTTCCGTCTGGAAAAGGCGATCGAGTCG GACCACAAGATGAAGCACATGGCGGATCTTCAGCAATCAGTGGTTTCCGACGTCGATACCAAGCAGCAGATCAACAATCAAATAGTACAGTGGGAGGAGAATCTGGAACGGCTCCACTGTGAGCAATTCCGCCTGCGGTGCTACATGGCCAGTTTGCAGAGTGGCGAATTGCCCAATCCGAAG AGTCTACTGACGCACGTGTCTCGCGCCACGAAGCAAACGCTAAACAAGCTGGGCGTGTTCACGGTGTCGTCCTTCCACGCGTTTATCTGCGCGCGTAGCCCGTCCctgctaaataatttattggcGGGTCGCGGAGCAACGAAGAGACGACCGCCGCTGTTGTCGAGATCGAACAGCGGCTCCAGCAGACGCTCGCTGCAGATCTCGTCCAGGGACGAGGAGAAGAGCGTGAAGGTGTCCGTGCCGGAAAATCAGGTACGATCGTCAGGACATCGG CTGGTCTCGGTGTTCCTGCGTGACGCGATGACCGTGGAGGAGTTCCTGGCGAGCGCGTGCACCAGAAAGAATCTCAATCCGATGGAGCACTTTGTGCGCGTCAAAAAGCGCCGGGATATGGAGGACCATAATTACTTTGTGCCACATAGGACTGATTTGATAGAAACCTAT TTGCATACGCACGAAATCGTGGAAGTCTGTGCCAAGATTTTATATCAAGTGGAATTGCAAAGAAACACTTTAGAACAAATGTGGGGCTTCTCCGTCGAGGCGGAGCTCATAGAAAACTCCGATAGGCAGGACGAGCTCTGCTGCTACGTTAGTAGAGTGGAAGACAAGAGCGTCGCCATGCAAAACG GAATCATTAAGGGCGACGAGATTATGGTAATCAACGGCGCCATCGTGAGCGACTTGGATATGATGTACTTGGAGAGCGTTCTGCAGGAGGAGGTGGGTCTCTGCATGATGATGCGATCCTCCAGGACGGAGCCACCGGATCTCACGGGCATTATGCGAGTCACCGATGACATAATCGACAGCCTGGTCTGCCCGCCGCCGCCCACCGACCCGCCAGTAATCAGCGAAGAAATGATTTCCGGTCTGATTGTACCGGCACCCGGATGGA GCAAGGAGAACATTATGCAGGAATGTTCGTCGGCCGGTCACATGGATAACAAGCAGTCCTCGCGCACAAATTCCTTCGAAATCGAGAACCTCTTGAAAACTGCCGAACAAGTGACAGGGATCTGCCGTTCTCCAGGTGAGACCAGAAAGTCGAGTCCCACCGGAAGCGTCGTCAGTTCCCACTCGCAGGCACTCACACCGAGCCGGCAGCTTAGCGACGCTGAGAAGCTGAAGAAAGTGATTTTAGAACTGATTGAGACTGAACGGACTTACGTAAAg aatttaaataatttgctgGAGAACTACTTGGAACCCCTTAAACGCGAGACCTTCCTGTCGAACGCGGAGATCAACGCGCTGTTTGGTAATATCCAGGAAATCGTCACGTTTCAACGACAGTTCCTGCAGAATCTCGATCACGCCATCGAGATGGAGGTCGATTTCAATAGCTTTGACCATCCGAGTCAATTTAAG GGAGTCCTGTTTTCCATTGGAAGTGCCTTCTTATATTACGTAAATCACTTCAAGCTATACAGCTCGTTTTGCGCGAGTCACTCGAAGGCTCAGAAAGTTTTACATCCAA ACGAGGGAAATCAAGCTTTACAAGAGTTCCTGCAAGCGAGAAATCCTCGGCAGCAACACTCGTCGACCTTAGAATCATACTTGATAAAACCTATACAAAGAATACTCAAGTATCCGCTGCTGTTGCAGCAGCTTAGGAATCTCACCGATGAACGAAGCGAAGAACACCAACACTTAATCG AGGCGCTCAAAGGCATGGAGAAGGTGGCGGAGCATATAAACGAGATGCAGAGAATCCACGAAGAATACGGTGCTATTTTCGATCACCTGTTCAGGCAACACCAAAAATCCTGCAAACAG CCGATCGACTTAAGTCCAGGCGATCTTTTGTACTACGGCGGCGTCGAGTGGCTCAATATTTCCGACTTTCTCGGCAAGATAAAGAAGGGTCTCGAGCTCCACGCGATGTGCTTCGTATTTAAATCGGCCGTCGTGTTCCTGTGCAAGGAAAGATTGAGACAGAAAAAGAAGCTCATG GGAGTTTCTACGAAGGCTAACTCAAGCGAGGTAGAAATTATCCGTTACCAGGTGCTGATCCCGGTGACGGAAGTCCAGGTCAGGGCCAGCTCCGCCAAGGATATGGAGTCCCACTTCTTGTGGGAATTGATTCATCTAAGAAGTCAATTACAAAGGAGGTCGGAGAAAGTATACGTACTCTCCAACAG TACGACGGAATTCCGTAACGCGTTTCTGAAGACGATCCGGCAAATCATTCGTGAGTCGGTGAGAAACATGAGCATACCCTCGACGAAAAACATGAGCCAGGCGCCGATGTCGCTGACGCCGCGAATGTCGACCGGCCATGTGGAAAAATTCAGCAAGCAACAGGCCGGCCAGACGCAGAACGGAAACGGCGTGACGTGCACGCTCTCGAAGAAGGCGATGAAGCAGCAGCTGCTGTCCAGTTCGCACAAGCGCAAATACAGCCAGTCGAAACAGCCGGTGGAGCACGAGAGCTCGGAGGATAAGGATCAGGAGGATGCGCCGGTTCCCCAGCAGCAAACGTTTCGCTCCAGAAGCAAGACCATAAGCGACACTTCCG GCGAGATGAAGGTTGAGATGGATTCGGGTACAAAGTCGGAAGGTGAGGAAGACTCGCAGGCTTTTTTAGGCGAGAAGAAGAATCTCGGTCGCACACCTAATCATCTGACGCTGAGCACCACGTCGACCATCTCGGCGGGGAGTACTGGCAGCCAGGCTAGGTTGATCCAGTCTTCCCATCAGCCTGAGAACTATCAACCTATTACCGTCAAGGAACTTG GTTCGCCGATCTGGAAGCCACGGGAGCTACCCTCCCTGGGGGAGGCCACCACATTGCCGCGCAAGGGTAAGTCGGCCGGCGAGTTCGCGGACATGAGCTCGAGCCACAGCGCCTCCCGAAAGTCTCTGATAGAAATCAACAATTGTGCTCAACAACCTAACTTTAATAATCACGTTTAA